From Acidobacteriota bacterium, the proteins below share one genomic window:
- a CDS encoding EVE domain-containing protein — protein sequence MSDDKQYWLMKVEPEAYSIDDLARDGTTTWEGVRNYQARNFMRDKMRLGDGVLFYASNSKPSGVVGLAEVSREGYPDSFAFDPDHKYFDAKSDPESPTWIMVDIAFVEKFPATVALATLKQTEGLEEMLVIRRGQRLSIQPVTEQEFAIVSALGRNQEAGS from the coding sequence ATGTCCGACGACAAACAGTACTGGCTGATGAAGGTCGAACCGGAGGCCTACTCCATCGACGACCTGGCGAGGGACGGCACCACCACCTGGGAAGGGGTGCGCAACTACCAAGCGCGCAACTTCATGCGCGACAAGATGCGCCTCGGCGATGGCGTGCTGTTCTACGCCTCCAACTCGAAGCCCTCCGGCGTCGTCGGGCTCGCCGAGGTCAGCCGCGAGGGCTATCCCGATTCCTTCGCCTTCGACCCCGACCACAAGTACTTCGACGCCAAGAGCGATCCCGAGAGCCCGACCTGGATCATGGTCGACATCGCCTTCGTCGAGAAATTCCCCGCCACCGTGGCGCTGGCCACCCTCAAGCAGACCGAGGGGCTGGAAGAGATGCTGGTCATCCGCCGCGGTCAGCGGTTGTCGATTCAACCGGTGACGGAGCAGGAGTTCGCAATCGTCAGCGCCCTCGGCCGCAACCAGGAGGCGGGCTCGTGA
- a CDS encoding S1 RNA-binding domain-containing protein, with the protein MSPPGDEEGQDFGAILAEFERSQKGTGKKAKGPQRGDKVTGTLLSIGRESAFVELGGKSEAIVALEELFDEDGALDYAEGDEVTGTITGVDDSGCFVLKVKAGRIRGGEAALEELRQAAQGGLTVIGRVDERNKGGVEVEVAGQRAFCPISQLDVRFVEDPSEYIGRSLEFKITKFEDSGRGRPNIVLSRRALLAEAAAAKAEETRAKLAVGAVLDGTVTSLTSYGAFVDLGGLEGLLHISQISHRRLEHPKEELTVGQQLQVEVLKIEPGKDGKGERISLSRRSLEADPWDDAGDRFLPGAIQSGIVLRLESFGAFVEIAPGLTGLLHVSELGSGRRLSHAREVLELGQSVEVRVLSVDSERRRIALTLDGGPGHDGGADEADSASLPRSTGGLGSLGDFFGDRKDD; encoded by the coding sequence GTGAGCCCACCGGGAGACGAAGAAGGTCAGGACTTTGGTGCCATCCTGGCGGAGTTCGAGCGCAGCCAGAAGGGCACCGGCAAGAAGGCGAAGGGGCCCCAGCGCGGCGACAAGGTCACCGGTACCCTGCTCTCCATCGGCCGCGAGTCGGCCTTCGTCGAGCTCGGCGGCAAGAGCGAGGCGATCGTCGCCCTCGAAGAGCTCTTCGACGAGGACGGCGCCCTCGACTACGCCGAAGGCGACGAGGTCACCGGCACCATCACCGGCGTCGACGACAGCGGCTGCTTCGTCCTCAAGGTCAAGGCCGGCCGCATTCGTGGTGGCGAGGCCGCCCTCGAAGAGCTGCGCCAGGCCGCCCAAGGCGGCCTGACGGTGATCGGCCGGGTCGACGAGCGCAACAAGGGCGGCGTCGAGGTGGAGGTCGCCGGCCAGCGGGCCTTCTGCCCCATCTCGCAGCTCGATGTGCGCTTCGTCGAAGATCCCAGCGAGTACATCGGTCGCAGTCTCGAGTTCAAGATCACGAAGTTCGAGGACAGCGGCCGGGGACGGCCCAACATCGTCCTGTCGCGGCGCGCCCTGCTCGCCGAGGCGGCGGCGGCCAAGGCCGAGGAAACGCGCGCCAAGCTGGCCGTCGGCGCGGTGCTCGATGGCACCGTCACTTCGCTGACCAGCTATGGAGCGTTCGTCGATCTCGGCGGCCTCGAGGGCCTGCTGCACATCAGCCAGATCAGCCACCGCCGACTGGAGCATCCCAAGGAGGAGCTCACCGTCGGTCAGCAGTTGCAGGTCGAGGTGCTCAAGATCGAGCCCGGAAAGGACGGCAAGGGGGAGCGCATCTCGCTGTCGCGCCGTTCCCTCGAGGCCGACCCCTGGGACGACGCCGGCGACCGCTTCCTGCCCGGCGCCATCCAGTCCGGCATCGTCCTCCGCCTCGAGAGCTTCGGAGCCTTCGTCGAGATCGCCCCCGGCTTGACCGGCCTCCTGCACGTCAGCGAGCTCGGCTCGGGCAGGCGCTTGAGCCACGCCCGGGAGGTGCTCGAGCTCGGCCAGTCGGTCGAGGTGCGGGTGCTGTCCGTCGACAGCGAGCGCCGACGAATCGCCCTGACCCTCGATGGCGGTCCGGGTCACGACGGCGGCGCCGACGAGGCCGACAGCGCCTCGCTGCCGCGTTCGACCGGCGGCCTGGGCTCGCTGGGCGACTTCTTCGGCGATCGGAAAGACGACTGA
- a CDS encoding CHAD domain-containing protein, translating to MAKARPEALSRYLVEDPAALVAALEANLELRHGKTTRQRRTFLDTFDGSLYRKGALLAASRRGKGWELTWSERGRGPRASASCERLPTFADTLPAGPIAAGLATVVGIRSLLPIAEIQGRVRHLEVLDKRRKIVARLSLAEYDPKDAATSLLRLEPVKGYGAAAATLRALLAGLEGVSETHDGELERACAAAGRPVGVDPSEFRPRFGASDDTGEAIRQALGRLLEIVRIHRDGTVRDLDSEFLHDLRVAVRRARSILSLLRDYLPKRPRQRLAAELKWLGGVTGPTRDLDVYLLKLDDYRAPLSAPVQGQLDPLLELLAKRRRQEQKRLARALRSQRFEALLERWQDFCEEPRKEPETASLEVRETAGRLLRKARKRLLRKGRAISDESPDEALHRLRIDGKKLRYLLELFRSLFPASDMKRVLRALKGLQDVLGDFNDLCVHQQAIAELAAELDDANALMATGRLIEHLAARAEGERQRFAERFADLDSPRLDEIFRRFEGRGAK from the coding sequence ATGGCGAAGGCGCGCCCGGAAGCACTCAGTCGCTACCTGGTCGAGGATCCAGCCGCTCTGGTGGCAGCCCTGGAGGCCAACCTCGAGCTGCGCCACGGCAAGACCACCCGTCAGCGGCGGACCTTCCTCGACACCTTCGACGGCAGCCTCTATCGCAAGGGCGCCCTGCTCGCCGCCAGCCGCCGCGGCAAGGGTTGGGAGCTCACCTGGAGCGAGCGCGGCCGGGGGCCCCGGGCAAGCGCCAGTTGCGAGCGCCTGCCGACCTTCGCTGACACCCTGCCGGCCGGTCCCATCGCCGCCGGCCTGGCCACCGTCGTGGGCATCCGGAGCCTGTTGCCGATCGCCGAGATTCAAGGGCGAGTCCGTCACCTCGAGGTGCTCGACAAGCGGCGCAAGATCGTCGCTCGCCTGAGTCTCGCCGAGTACGACCCCAAGGACGCCGCCACCTCCCTCCTGCGCCTCGAGCCGGTCAAGGGTTACGGCGCTGCCGCGGCGACCCTGCGAGCCCTTCTCGCCGGCCTCGAGGGGGTCTCCGAGACGCACGACGGCGAGCTCGAACGGGCCTGTGCCGCCGCCGGCCGGCCGGTCGGAGTCGACCCCTCCGAGTTTCGACCGCGATTCGGCGCCTCGGACGACACCGGCGAGGCGATTCGCCAGGCCCTCGGCCGGCTGCTCGAGATCGTGCGGATCCATCGCGACGGCACCGTGCGCGATCTCGACTCGGAGTTTCTCCACGACCTGCGGGTGGCGGTGCGGCGCGCGCGGTCGATCCTGAGCCTGCTGCGCGACTATCTCCCGAAAAGGCCGCGCCAGCGCCTCGCCGCCGAGCTCAAATGGCTGGGCGGAGTCACCGGCCCAACCCGCGACCTCGACGTCTACCTGCTCAAGCTCGACGACTACCGAGCCCCCCTGTCGGCGCCTGTCCAAGGTCAGCTCGATCCCCTCCTCGAGCTCCTCGCCAAGCGCCGGCGGCAGGAGCAAAAGCGACTCGCCCGGGCGCTTCGGTCGCAACGCTTCGAGGCCCTTCTCGAGCGCTGGCAGGACTTCTGCGAGGAGCCCCGGAAAGAGCCCGAAACGGCCAGTCTCGAGGTCCGCGAGACCGCCGGTCGCCTGCTCCGCAAGGCGCGCAAGCGGCTGCTTCGCAAGGGACGGGCGATCAGCGACGAATCGCCCGACGAGGCCCTCCATCGGCTGCGCATCGACGGCAAGAAGCTGCGCTACCTCCTCGAGCTCTTCCGCAGCCTCTTCCCGGCGAGTGACATGAAGCGAGTCCTGCGCGCCCTCAAAGGGCTGCAGGACGTTCTCGGCGATTTCAACGACCTGTGCGTCCACCAGCAGGCCATCGCCGAGCTCGCCGCCGAGCTCGACGATGCCAACGCCCTGATGGCCACCGGCCGACTGATCGAGCATCTCGCGGCCCGCGCCGAAGGCGAGCGTCAGCGCTTTGCGGAGCGCTTCGCGGACCTCGACTCACCACGCCTCGACGAAATCTTTCGTCGCTTCGAAGGACGGGGGGCGAAATGA
- a CDS encoding ParA family protein codes for MKIFACYSIKGGVGKTAAAVNLAWQSANGGARTLIWDLDPQAASTFYFRIAAKVKGGGKKLVRGKTEIDPLIRGTDFLGLDLLPGDFSYRKMDAALESTSKPARQLARLLEPLADEYDHLILDCAPSISRTSESIFVAADALLVPTIPTPLSLRTLEQLANHLRKKGPKRLRLMPFFSMVDRRKSLHREIVANADKRFLRTAIPFSTLVERMGIHRAPLGAYAPRCEPALAYEALWREALARF; via the coding sequence ATGAAGATCTTCGCCTGCTACAGCATCAAGGGCGGCGTCGGCAAGACCGCGGCGGCGGTCAACCTGGCCTGGCAGTCCGCAAACGGCGGCGCCCGAACGCTGATCTGGGACCTCGATCCCCAGGCCGCCAGCACCTTCTACTTCCGCATCGCCGCCAAGGTGAAGGGAGGAGGCAAGAAGCTGGTCCGCGGCAAGACCGAGATCGACCCCCTGATTCGGGGCACCGACTTCCTGGGGCTCGACCTCCTGCCGGGCGACTTCTCCTACCGCAAGATGGATGCGGCCCTCGAGAGCACCAGCAAACCGGCGCGCCAGCTCGCCCGCCTGCTCGAGCCGCTGGCGGACGAGTACGATCACCTGATCCTCGACTGTGCCCCGAGCATCTCGCGCACCTCCGAGAGCATCTTCGTGGCCGCCGATGCCCTGCTGGTGCCGACGATTCCGACGCCGCTCTCCCTGCGCACCCTCGAGCAGCTCGCCAACCACCTGCGCAAGAAGGGCCCCAAGCGCCTGCGGCTGATGCCCTTCTTCTCGATGGTCGACCGCCGCAAGTCGCTCCATCGCGAGATCGTCGCCAACGCCGACAAACGCTTTCTGCGCACCGCCATTCCGTTCTCGACGCTGGTCGAGCGGATGGGCATTCACCGCGCTCCCCTGGGGGCCTACGCCCCCCGCTGCGAGCCCGCCCTGGCCTACGAGGCCCTGTGGCGAGAAGCCCTGGCGCGGTTCTAG
- a CDS encoding DUF3857 and transglutaminase domain-containing protein, with protein sequence MEVPAPVTDAGTDQATGESRLRLIDRQIHLPAAGSVESYIDRQIHLASDGDVDVWGSWEVAFQPSYQRIELHRLEVLRQGRWDDRLAGSRLAVIQREDDLRHQILDQRHLLVILVDDLRPLDTLRLAYTIFGQNPVFGGKFFERLPLRFHLPIDEFRVHVHGAEGRPLRWQVFDPKADAAEAAPRQVAQVGELSSQDIRWQGQDLEASEDWWFSMSDVPMLEVSEFADWQAVARWAAPLYRSRERPAELRRLADEIRQLHATPGARLVAARNWVQDEIRYLALALGNHSQEPYATPEILRRRYGDCKDKTALLISLLDDLEIAAWPALVHSERRAAIRHQVPSPAAFDHAIVTAEVAGERIFIDPTLTHQGGQKAADIHHPSFGRVLEVRPDTTALSEIPPPPGGRIDSTYRYTIQHGEGSSTVVIETAHQGVHAEGLRRQLASSSRQQIQENYLEFYNRSPHRVSPRADLELTDDRSANRIFVREHYEVTRDDPDQYFFEALPLVAQTQLSYSEGASEVDLPHPLHLEEHVVLIGASGDLEPIAEEISNPWFRFSVSSLRLANGLRLDYHLETVSAQVEGSEIATYEKDLDRFYDSLGYRLWISEEEGEGETMPAKTLVVGALAVFTTIVGGAVLLGALAAFLWFLVERSRHRP encoded by the coding sequence GTGGAAGTACCGGCGCCCGTAACCGACGCAGGGACCGACCAAGCGACCGGTGAAAGTCGTCTGCGCCTCATCGACCGACAGATCCACCTGCCGGCGGCCGGCTCCGTCGAGTCCTACATCGATCGCCAGATCCATCTCGCCAGTGACGGCGATGTCGACGTCTGGGGTTCCTGGGAAGTCGCCTTCCAGCCCAGCTACCAACGCATCGAGCTGCACCGCCTCGAGGTCCTGCGTCAGGGGCGATGGGACGACCGTCTCGCCGGCAGTCGCCTGGCGGTGATCCAGCGCGAAGACGACCTACGCCACCAGATCCTGGACCAACGCCACCTCCTGGTCATCCTGGTGGACGACCTGCGACCGCTGGACACGCTGCGTCTCGCCTACACCATCTTTGGCCAGAACCCGGTCTTCGGCGGCAAGTTCTTCGAACGGCTGCCGCTGCGCTTCCACCTGCCGATCGACGAATTTCGGGTTCACGTCCATGGCGCCGAGGGACGGCCGCTGCGTTGGCAAGTCTTCGATCCGAAGGCCGACGCCGCGGAGGCGGCGCCCAGGCAGGTCGCCCAGGTCGGGGAGCTCTCGTCCCAGGACATCCGCTGGCAGGGCCAGGACCTCGAAGCTTCCGAGGACTGGTGGTTCAGCATGTCGGACGTCCCGATGCTCGAGGTCTCCGAGTTCGCCGACTGGCAGGCGGTGGCGCGTTGGGCCGCGCCGCTCTATCGCTCGCGGGAAAGGCCTGCGGAGCTCCGCCGCCTGGCCGACGAGATCCGCCAGCTCCACGCCACGCCGGGCGCTCGCCTGGTGGCAGCGCGGAACTGGGTTCAGGACGAGATTCGCTACCTCGCTCTCGCCCTCGGCAACCACTCCCAGGAGCCCTACGCAACCCCCGAAATTTTGCGCCGCCGCTACGGCGACTGCAAGGACAAGACGGCGCTACTGATCTCCCTGCTCGACGACCTCGAGATTGCCGCCTGGCCGGCCCTGGTACACAGCGAGCGGCGCGCCGCCATTCGGCATCAGGTGCCCTCACCGGCGGCCTTCGACCATGCCATCGTGACGGCGGAAGTCGCGGGCGAGCGGATCTTCATCGATCCGACCCTCACCCACCAGGGCGGGCAGAAGGCGGCGGACATCCACCACCCGTCCTTCGGCCGAGTCCTCGAAGTTCGTCCCGACACCACCGCCTTGAGCGAGATCCCGCCGCCCCCGGGGGGCCGCATCGACTCGACCTACCGCTACACCATTCAGCACGGCGAAGGCAGCTCGACGGTGGTCATCGAAACCGCCCACCAGGGCGTCCATGCGGAGGGCCTCCGCCGCCAGCTCGCCTCCTCCTCCCGACAGCAGATTCAAGAGAACTACCTCGAGTTCTACAACCGCTCTCCGCACCGCGTCAGCCCTCGCGCCGATCTCGAGCTGACGGACGACCGCTCGGCCAACCGAATCTTCGTCCGCGAGCATTACGAGGTCACTCGCGACGACCCGGATCAGTACTTCTTCGAGGCCCTGCCGCTGGTCGCCCAAACCCAGCTCTCCTACTCGGAAGGGGCCTCCGAGGTCGACTTGCCGCACCCCCTCCACCTGGAGGAGCATGTCGTCCTCATCGGCGCCTCCGGAGACCTCGAGCCAATTGCCGAGGAAATTTCGAATCCCTGGTTTCGCTTCAGCGTTTCGTCGCTGCGCCTCGCCAACGGACTGCGTCTCGACTACCACCTCGAAACCGTCTCGGCGCAGGTCGAGGGCTCCGAAATCGCGACCTACGAGAAGGACCTCGACCGCTTCTACGACTCCCTCGGCTATCGCCTGTGGATCTCCGAAGAAGAGGGCGAGGGTGAAACTATGCCCGCCAAGACTCTGGTCGTCGGGGCCTTGGCGGTCTTCACCACGATCGTCGGCGGCGCCGTCCTGCTGGGAGCCCTCGCGGCCTTCCTATGGTTCCTGGTGGAGCGTTCCCGCCACCGTCCCTGA